CTGGAATTGCAGGCCTATCTGAAAGCCGCGGGCATCGACGTGCCGATCATTTTCATCACCGGCCATGGCGGTGTCCCGGAATCGGTGCAGGCCATGAAAATGGGTGCGATCGACTTTCTGGAAAAACCCTTCAAGCAATCGATCCTCATCGAACGGATCGACGCCGCTTTCGAGGCCGATGCCAAGCGGCGCGAGGTCAACCAGCACCAGTCGGAGATCGTGGCGCGGTACCAGGGCCTGACCAGCCGCGAACAGGAAATCGCGCTGATCATCGCCACGAACCCGGCGCGCAATTCCTCCAAGGACGTGGCCCGCACTCTGGGGATCAGCCCGCGCACCGTGGACCATCACCGCGCCCGCATCCTAGAGAAAATGGACGTCCGCACCGTCGCCGAACTGGTCGAGGCCGCCCTCAAGGCGGACCTGTTCAAGACCGACCCCTAAGCCCGACCCTAGCGCGCGTCCTTGTCCCCAAGCATCCGCACCACGATGGGCGCGCCGAGGATCACCACGAAAATCCGCAGGATATGGTGCGCCACCACGAAGGCCACATCCGCGCCCACGATCAGCGCCAGCACCGTCAACTCCGCCTGCCCCCCCGGTGCAAAGGCCAGCAGCGTCTCCATTCCCGGCGCAAGACCGGCGAGATAGACGCCTTCGACGAAGATCAGCGTCAGCACGATCAGGATCCCGCAAAACCCCAGACCCGCGGCAAGATCGCGTCGGATCTCGCCCCAGGTGATGCCCACGTATTTGCAGCCGATGGTCACGCCGATGAAGAACTGCGCGGCCCATATCGCCTCCGCCGGCGGGCGGTTCTCCAGAAGTCCGGACATGGCCGCAGCCCCGGTCACGATCATCGGCCCGAGGATGGCCGCGCCGAACAGCCCGATCCGACGCGCGCCCCACCAGCCGACAATCGCGCACAGCCCCATCAAACCCATCTCGTGAACCGGCACGACACCGAGAGACGCACCCGGCGGATTGCCCAGATCCGCCCCCCACACCCCCTTGAGCAAAAAGGGCAATGCCACGACGATCACCGTCACCCGCGTCGCATGGATCAGAGACAGGGTCCGCACATTGCCCCCCGCCTCCTCCCCGAAAAGGAGCATGTCCTGCAACCCGCCCGGCATGGCCGAGTAATAGGCCGTGGCCGGATCATACCCCCACAGCCTGCGGAAATAAGGTACCCCCACCAGTCCGATCGCAACAACCATCACCGGAACCAGCATCAGGGTCGGCCACATGGCGGGAAAGGTCGCCAGGACCGGCGGCGTCAGCGTGGCCCCGACCGCCACGCCAAGGACCATGCGCGTCGCCTCGTTGATCGGCTTGAGGCTGCGCATGGGCACGCCCAGCATCGCCGCCGTCAGACAGGCGAAGATCGGCCCCAGAAGCCAGGGCAGCGGCAGGTCCAGCCATTGAAACAGCCCGACGCCCGCAAGCGCGACCGCGAAGGCGGTGAAAATGCCGATCATGCGTCCCACGCCCGCAATCGGTGCCGCAGGGAGGTCTGCAAATGTGTCTCCGCCGCGGCGCTGGCCGCGTCCGAATCGCGCGCCCGCAGGGCCGCGACGATATCGGTATGCTGGGCGGTGACCTGGTCGATCCGGGCCTGGTCGGTGAAGGTGGTCGGCCCCAGCAGGATCAACGAGTTGTTGAGCGCCCGCGCCGCATCCATCAGGAACCGATTGCGGCCCGCATGATAGAGCCCGAGATGAAACCGCTGATTGATCTCCGCTGCCCTGGCCGGGTGCGTCCGCTCGGCCCTGATCGCCTCATTGAGGTCTGATAGCGCGTCGAACTCCGCTTCCGCACCGTGCTTGGCCGCCATGGCCGCGGCCGTGCGCTCCAGGACGACGCGCATCTCGTAAAGCTCCACGATCTCACGCTGGGAGAGCTTGCGAATGACCGCGCCCACCCGTGGCCGATGCTCCACCACCCCCTCGGCCTCCAGCCGCCGCAGGGCCTCTCGCACCGGCGTGCGCGACAGGCGCAATCGCTCGGCCACGGATTCCTCGCGCAACCTGTCCCCCGGGCGGAACTCGCCGGAGTGAATGGCATCGAGCAGCGCGCCATAAGCGGCCTCGCCGCTGGATTTCGACGATTCTTTCAAGAAGAGCCTCTTGTATCCGAAAGGATACAATGCACCTAGCACCAGCCGGGCACTCAGGTCAAACGCCCGAACACGGCGTCTCGCGAGCCGGATGAACGGCCCCGTCCCCGCCCCAACCCGGGCAGGTTCTCTGGAATGGTCTGGAAGAGAGAAGTGGTGGGCGACCCTGGAATCGAACCAGGCGTGCGTCTCCGCGAGGGAGTTACAGTCCCCTGCCACACCTTGCGGCCTGTCGCCCAACTGGCGCGCTGCTTAAGCCCTTGTGCCGGGGGCGTCAACGGCAAAAACCGCCCCGTTGACCCGTGCGGGGCGGTCCTCTATGCCCGACGCTTCGAAACCGCGTGTGATGACAGGCAATGGCTGGCAAGAAACCGACCTGGGTGATCGACAAGGAACGCGCCAAACGGGCGGCGGCGGCCCAGACCGTCTGGCTCTTTGGCCTGCACGCGGTGCGCGATGCGCTGGAAAACCCCGCGCGCACGAAACTGCGGCTGGTGGTGACGCGCAACGCCGCCGACAAGCTGGCCGAGGCCATCGCCGGGGCCGGGATCGCACCGGAGATTGCCGACCCGCGCCGGTTTCCCGCGCCGCTCGACCCCG
The Dinoroseobacter shibae DFL 12 = DSM 16493 genome window above contains:
- a CDS encoding GntR family transcriptional regulator; this translates as MKESSKSSGEAAYGALLDAIHSGEFRPGDRLREESVAERLRLSRTPVREALRRLEAEGVVEHRPRVGAVIRKLSQREIVELYEMRVVLERTAAAMAAKHGAEAEFDALSDLNEAIRAERTHPARAAEINQRFHLGLYHAGRNRFLMDAARALNNSLILLGPTTFTDQARIDQVTAQHTDIVAALRARDSDAASAAAETHLQTSLRHRLRAWDA
- a CDS encoding response regulator transcription factor produces the protein MSESELQEPCVFLVDDDADIRASLSRALGLRGYTVKTFASAHEFLGTYDGSASGCLILDYGMPTMNGLELQAYLKAAGIDVPIIFITGHGGVPESVQAMKMGAIDFLEKPFKQSILIERIDAAFEADAKRREVNQHQSEIVARYQGLTSREQEIALIIATNPARNSSKDVARTLGISPRTVDHHRARILEKMDVRTVAELVEAALKADLFKTDP
- a CDS encoding AbrB family transcriptional regulator; protein product: MIGIFTAFAVALAGVGLFQWLDLPLPWLLGPIFACLTAAMLGVPMRSLKPINEATRMVLGVAVGATLTPPVLATFPAMWPTLMLVPVMVVAIGLVGVPYFRRLWGYDPATAYYSAMPGGLQDMLLFGEEAGGNVRTLSLIHATRVTVIVVALPFLLKGVWGADLGNPPGASLGVVPVHEMGLMGLCAIVGWWGARRIGLFGAAILGPMIVTGAAAMSGLLENRPPAEAIWAAQFFIGVTIGCKYVGITWGEIRRDLAAGLGFCGILIVLTLIFVEGVYLAGLAPGMETLLAFAPGGQAELTVLALIVGADVAFVVAHHILRIFVVILGAPIVVRMLGDKDAR